The following coding sequences lie in one Bicyclus anynana chromosome 21, ilBicAnyn1.1, whole genome shotgun sequence genomic window:
- the LOC128199286 gene encoding uncharacterized protein LOC128199286 — MAGKSTETALHNLVVRIERSINYKEFALGCFFDVEGAFDRANRRAIEFALNRDGIDDIVKSWIMNMLTHRLISADLGGETQTVRSTRGFPQGGCLSPLLWCLLLDSLIVKINDMRIYMQAYSDDGVLLVTGRDLHTVRNIMCKGIKNTLAWCREKGLNLNPFKTKLVLFTRRRKAHLIPITIEGVKLEITKEIKYLGVILDHTLRFRTHIQVQCAKAKLTLMQCRRAVGRTWGIKPKVIKWIYTAIILPRVLYGATVWWHRAAIKSNSKELTKVQRLASLMISGAIRTTPSAALEVLLGLYPLDLRAKKNALEQWYRMKVSKQWKGNFMDKGHTDIDKVYGDKLSMIINNNDLIKRQRIFDKKYRVHIGSKDTWQLETAHECSIVCYTDGSRRESTKLSGAGVFYSTIPNKDQAISLGKFASVFQAETYAIMVCAFDLMDLADIETKEIVIYSDSQAALKALKRNDTTSALVRECKNILNSLAEKTKVTIAWVPGHQGNYGNEKADELARMGAGLEFLGPEPCLPIPYSIIKRVIEGIIERESNTRWNSSTKCRQSKMFLKSFDKKKTTQLLLQSRLNIALVAGMTTGHCLLNRHLKIMKIIEDSSCPGCGEEETSYHFIAECPMFALVRWELLGKDTLNEVDLTNLSIGDIVRFTKATGRFEGGTLSRHQ, encoded by the coding sequence ATGGCGGGCAAATCAACAGAAACGGCCTTACACAATCTAGTGGTTAGGATAGAAAGGTCTATCAACTACAAAGAATTTGCACTGGGATGTTTCTTCGATGTAGAAGGGGCATTCGATAGAGCAAACCGAAGAGCAATAGAGTTCGCACTAAACCGCGACGGGATAGACGATATAGTAAAAAGCTGGATCATGAACATGCTAACACATCGACTGATTTCAGCAGATTTAGGAGGAGAGACTCAAACTGTAAGATCTACTAGAGGATTTCCTCAAGGAGGCTGTCTATCGCCTTTGCTATGGTGCCTCCTATTAGATTCATTAATAGTTAAGATCAATGATATGAGAATTTATATGCAGGCCTACTCTGACGATGGCGTACTCCTAGTCACGGGCAGAGATCTGCATACCGTAAGGAACATAATGTGCAAAGGCATAAAAAATACACTGGCTTGGTGTCGAGAAAAAGGTCTTAACCTCAACCCCTTTAAGACCAAACTAGTGCTGTTTACTAGACGCAGAAAGGCACACCTGATACCTATTACAATTGAAGGTGTCAAGCtagaaattacaaaagaaatcaaatatctgGGGGTTATTTTAGACCATACCCTAAGATTTAGAACTCATATCCAAGTGCAGTGTGCCAAAGCCAAACTAACTCTAATGCAATGTAGAAGGGCTGTGGGCAGAACCTGGGGTATAAAgccaaaagtaataaaatggaTATATACAGCTATCATTCTTCCTAGAGTTCTGTATGGAGCTACTGTTTGGTGGCATAGAGCTGCAATAAAGTCAAACAGCAAAGAACTAACTAAGGTACAAAGGTTGGCGTCCTTGATGATCTCAGGTGCTATTAGGACAACACCCTCTGCAGCGCTGGAGGTCCTTTTGGGACTATATCCCTTGGACCTAAGAGCTAAAAAGAATGCATTAGAACAATGGTATAGAATGAAAGTGTCCAAACAGTGGAAAGGTAATTTCATGGACAAAGGACACACAGATATAGATAAAGTGTACGGAGATAAACTGTCAATGATAATCAACAACAATGACCTTATCAAGAGACAGCGCATCTTCGATAAGAAATATAGAGTACATATAGGATCAAAAGATACATGGCAGTTAGAAACCGCCCATGAATGCAGCATAGTGTGTTACACAGATGGATCAAGGCGGGAATCCACAAAGCTCAGTGGTGCTGGAGTTTTCTACAGCACCATTCCAAACAAGGACCAGGCAATCAGTCTAGGCAAATTTGCAAGCGTCTTCCAAGCAGAGACATACGCCATTATGGTTTGTGCCTTCGATTTGATGGACTTAGCAGATATAGAAACCAAAGAAATTGTTATATATAGTGATAGTCAAGCTGCACTAAAAGCGCTTAAAAGAAATGATACCACATCAGCCCTAGTAAGAGAATGTAAGAACATATTGAACTCTCTGGCTGAAAAGACTAAAGTGACCATTGCCTGGGTTCCTGGACATCAAGGGAACTACGGCAATGAAAAAGCAGACGAACTAGCTAGGATGGGAGCAGGTCTCGAGTTCCTAGGGCCGGAGCCCTGCCTACCCATCCCATACTCAATAATAAAGAGGGTTATTGAAGgaatcatagaaagagaatcgaataCACGATGGAATAGCTCGACTAAATGCAGACAGTCAAAAATGTTCCTGAAGTCATTCGACAAGAAGAAAACAACACAACTACTGTTACAAAGCAGACTCAACATAGCACTGGTAGCAGGCATGACAACTGGACATTGTCTGCTCAATAGACACTTGAAGATAATGAAAATCATAGAAGATTCATCATGTCCAGGTTGTGGTGAGGAGGAGACCAGCTATCACTTTATAGCTGAGTGTCCCATGTTCGCGCTGGTAAGATGGGAGTTACTAGGTAAGGATACATTAAATGAAGTAGACCTGACAAATCTCAGTATAGGGGATATTGTTAGGTTCACGAAGGCTACAGGAAGATTTGAGGGGGGAACACTGTCGAGACACCAGTGA